One stretch of Amycolatopsis tolypomycina DNA includes these proteins:
- a CDS encoding MerR family transcriptional regulator, translating into MLEVNPIPAEGLTIADAARRTGVSAHTLRYYERAGLVVTRVDRTSGGRRRYRKLDLDWIKICTKLRATGMPIKTIRRYADLVAAGRGNERERLALLEEHRADVLARLAELQENLQLIDRKIGVYRGRLEAGDADGLWAPVPDQPKPL; encoded by the coding sequence GTGCTCGAAGTCAACCCGATCCCCGCGGAGGGCCTGACCATCGCGGACGCGGCCCGCCGCACCGGGGTCAGCGCGCACACGCTGCGCTACTACGAACGGGCGGGCCTGGTCGTGACCCGGGTCGACCGCACCAGCGGCGGCCGCCGCCGCTACCGGAAGCTGGACCTGGACTGGATCAAGATCTGCACCAAGCTCCGCGCGACGGGTATGCCGATCAAGACGATCCGCCGGTACGCGGACCTGGTCGCCGCCGGCCGCGGCAACGAGCGGGAGCGCCTGGCCCTGCTGGAGGAACACCGCGCCGACGTGCTGGCGAGGCTGGCGGAGCTGCAGGAGAACCTGCAGCTGATCGACCGGAAGATCGGCGTGTACCGGGGCCGGCTCGAGGCGGGCGACGCGGATGGGCTCTGGGCGCCGGTGCCGGATCAGCCCAAGCCGCTGTAG
- a CDS encoding RNA polymerase sigma factor, with product MTGRAQPWPAIEAVFREERGLLLAALVRRFGDLDLAEEVTSEAIEAALVHWPAEGVPPKPGAWLMTTARRKAVDRLRRDQAYAARLAVLQVEAERAAPAPPFSEGGLPDERLQLFFTCAHPALPAEDRAALTLRCLAGLTTPEVARAFLVPSATMGKRIVRAKNRIRALRIPFRVPDAAELPGRLPGVLQVVYSIFTEGYAASAGPDLQRPALAEEAIRLARILRRLLPDEREVAGLLALMLLIHARRETRTGPDGDLVLLDDQDRTRWDGSMIEEGAALVVAALTGGPPGRYGVQAAIAALHDEAADVASTDWPQIVGLYEVLRGLAPSPVVELNRAVAVAMRDGPEAGLALLGELAAEPRLREYSPFAAARGDLLSRLGRGEEAAVAYREALSLAGTEPERLHLRRLASGPR from the coding sequence GTGACCGGGCGGGCGCAGCCCTGGCCGGCCATCGAGGCGGTGTTCCGGGAGGAGCGCGGGCTGTTGCTGGCCGCGCTCGTCCGCCGGTTCGGCGACCTCGACCTGGCCGAGGAGGTGACGTCGGAGGCGATCGAGGCGGCGCTGGTGCACTGGCCTGCCGAGGGCGTGCCGCCGAAGCCGGGCGCCTGGCTGATGACGACGGCCCGGCGCAAGGCGGTCGACCGCCTCCGTCGTGACCAGGCTTACGCGGCCCGGCTCGCGGTGCTGCAGGTCGAGGCCGAGCGCGCGGCGCCCGCCCCGCCCTTTTCGGAGGGTGGTCTTCCCGACGAGCGGCTCCAGTTGTTCTTCACGTGCGCGCACCCGGCGCTGCCGGCGGAGGACCGCGCGGCGCTGACGTTGCGCTGCCTGGCCGGGCTGACGACGCCGGAGGTGGCGCGGGCGTTCCTGGTGCCGAGCGCGACGATGGGCAAGCGGATCGTGCGGGCGAAGAACCGGATCCGCGCGCTGCGGATCCCGTTCCGGGTCCCGGACGCGGCCGAGCTCCCCGGGCGGCTGCCGGGCGTGCTGCAGGTGGTGTATTCGATCTTCACCGAGGGCTACGCGGCGAGTGCGGGCCCCGACCTGCAGCGGCCGGCCCTGGCGGAGGAGGCGATCCGCCTGGCCCGCATCCTCCGCCGCCTGCTGCCGGACGAGCGGGAGGTGGCGGGCCTGCTGGCCCTCATGCTGCTGATCCACGCCCGCCGCGAAACCCGGACGGGCCCGGACGGCGACCTGGTGCTCCTCGACGACCAGGACCGCACCCGCTGGGACGGTTCGATGATCGAGGAGGGCGCGGCACTGGTGGTGGCGGCCCTGACCGGCGGACCCCCGGGCCGCTACGGAGTCCAGGCGGCGATCGCGGCCCTGCACGACGAGGCCGCGGACGTGGCGAGCACGGACTGGCCGCAGATCGTGGGGTTGTACGAAGTGCTGCGCGGGCTGGCGCCGTCACCGGTGGTGGAGCTGAACCGCGCGGTGGCGGTGGCGATGCGGGACGGACCGGAGGCGGGGTTGGCGTTACTGGGGGAACTGGCGGCGGAGCCGAGGTTGCGCGAGTACAGCCCGTTCGCGGCGGCCCGGGGTGACCTGCTCAGCCGCCTCGGCCGGGGTGAGGAGGCGGCGGTGGCGTACCGGGAGGCGTTGTCGCTGGCCGGAACGGAGCCGGAGAGGCTGCACCTGCGGCGGCTGGCCTCCGGCCCCCGGTGA
- a CDS encoding YciI family protein, with product MRFLMMHRVDEQDPKSWNPSQEFIEKMGAFIQESAEKDILITAEGVHPTEKGSLVRKPRGAAIRVTDGPFAEAKEVIGGFALINAADRAEAVEFAKRYVELFDQDIEVEIRQVVEFDELPTQD from the coding sequence ATGCGGTTTCTCATGATGCACCGGGTCGACGAGCAGGACCCGAAGAGCTGGAACCCCAGCCAGGAGTTCATCGAGAAGATGGGCGCGTTCATCCAGGAGTCGGCGGAGAAGGACATCCTGATCACCGCGGAGGGCGTGCACCCGACGGAGAAGGGCTCGCTGGTCCGCAAGCCGCGCGGTGCCGCGATCCGCGTGACCGACGGCCCGTTCGCCGAGGCCAAGGAGGTCATCGGCGGGTTCGCGCTGATCAACGCGGCGGACCGGGCGGAGGCCGTCGAGTTCGCCAAGCGGTACGTCGAACTGTTCGACCAGGACATCGAGGTGGAGATCCGCCAGGTCGTCGAGTTCGACGAGCTGCCGACGCAGGACTGA
- a CDS encoding MFS transporter, which produces MTTNRPGLVLAICCASIVVVVMDISIVTVALPSIRRDLGASVSSLQWTVDAYTLVLAAFLVLAGSAADRFGRRRVFRCGLAVFGLGSLLCSLAPGIGWLIAARALQAAGGTMLNPVAMAIVATTFPAPAERARAIGVFGSMSGLALVLGPILGGVLVDGFGWRAVFWVNVPIIAAALVATTLFVPESRAPRARRFDPVGQVLVLLVLGSVVAALIEAPRLGWTSPWILGLLALAGLGVLGLLRYEPRRADPLLELRLFRSIAFSSAILMALLALCGFGVFLFVATRYLQEVRGMTALAAGLCLLPVGPAVLVLSPRTGRVVGTRGPRGPLVVAGTALAAGGAAAAWLGPATPLPLVLATFLLFGVFLGTVNPPITNTAVAGMPGSMAGVAASLASSGRQTGTTLGVALAGSASGVWWLVAGLGAGLVALALAGTGRRAAATAHRAAALFDELSRPRPTG; this is translated from the coding sequence ATGACCACCAACCGTCCCGGCCTTGTGCTCGCCATCTGTTGCGCCAGCATCGTCGTCGTGGTGATGGACATCTCCATCGTCACCGTCGCCCTGCCTTCGATCCGCCGTGACCTGGGCGCTTCCGTCTCGAGCCTGCAGTGGACCGTCGACGCCTACACGCTCGTCCTGGCCGCGTTCCTGGTGCTCGCCGGCTCGGCCGCCGACCGGTTCGGCCGCCGTCGCGTCTTCCGGTGCGGGCTGGCCGTCTTCGGCCTCGGGTCGCTGCTGTGCAGCCTGGCCCCCGGCATCGGCTGGCTGATCGCCGCCCGCGCGCTGCAGGCCGCCGGCGGCACCATGCTCAACCCGGTCGCGATGGCGATCGTCGCCACCACCTTCCCCGCGCCGGCCGAACGCGCCCGCGCGATCGGCGTGTTCGGCTCGATGTCCGGCCTGGCGCTGGTGCTCGGGCCGATCCTCGGCGGTGTGCTCGTCGACGGCTTCGGCTGGCGGGCCGTCTTCTGGGTCAACGTGCCGATCATCGCGGCCGCGCTCGTCGCCACGACGTTGTTCGTGCCCGAGTCGCGGGCGCCGCGGGCCCGCCGCTTCGACCCGGTCGGGCAGGTCCTCGTGCTGCTGGTGCTCGGCAGCGTCGTCGCCGCCCTCATCGAGGCGCCCCGGCTGGGCTGGACGTCGCCGTGGATCCTCGGCCTGCTCGCCCTCGCCGGCCTCGGCGTGCTGGGCCTCCTCCGCTACGAACCGCGGCGCGCCGACCCGCTGCTCGAACTGCGGCTGTTCCGCAGCATCGCGTTCAGTTCGGCGATCCTCATGGCACTGCTGGCCCTGTGCGGGTTCGGGGTGTTCCTCTTCGTCGCCACCCGGTACCTCCAGGAGGTGCGCGGGATGACGGCGCTGGCGGCCGGGCTGTGCCTGCTCCCGGTCGGGCCGGCGGTGCTCGTGCTGTCCCCGCGCACCGGACGGGTGGTCGGCACGCGGGGTCCACGGGGGCCGCTGGTCGTCGCCGGGACGGCGCTGGCGGCGGGCGGCGCCGCGGCCGCGTGGCTCGGCCCGGCGACCCCGCTGCCGCTGGTGCTCGCGACCTTCCTGCTGTTCGGAGTCTTCCTCGGCACGGTGAACCCGCCGATCACGAACACCGCCGTCGCCGGGATGCCGGGCTCGATGGCCGGGGTGGCGGCCTCGCTGGCCTCCTCCGGCAGGCAGACCGGCACCACCCTGGGGGTCGCGCTCGCCGGGTCCGCGTCCGGCGTGTGGTGGCTGGTCGCCGGGCTCGGGGCCGGTCTGGTCGCCTTGGCGCTGGCCGGCACCGGACGCCGGGCGGCCGCGACGGCGCACCGGGCGGCCGCCCTGTTCGACGAGCTCAGCCGCCCGCGACCGACGGGATGA
- a CDS encoding MAB_1171c family putative transporter, which translates to MNSKITLIVVQGVILFPALLWKIYQLTRAPGDVARWMVTACLACFAAAYPLGLLAGDVNQPYPGSIVPLLFQHVFLCGLVFSLACFFLFSARPGSRARRRARLEAIPLGAAILVMATVTVFMPDVPPAQYPRGAVSVFYLAADLYLTYGIASSCFFARRYARGAAPRLARGLSVASVGFAFGAVGGATLIAVVLVHWAGAAIPWLLVQATVWLVFPSAILLVVGLSYPGVATRLAAARVWWQHLRTYHRLRPLWTKLHEAFPEDALSRTPLGRWDTLSVRGVHRRYYRRVIECRDGLVRISPYVARLDGPLAVRLVEALRAHARREQVPEQGTPIAIPDGGGLDDDARELVTLSESLKAAAA; encoded by the coding sequence GTGAACAGCAAGATCACGCTGATCGTGGTCCAGGGCGTCATCCTGTTCCCGGCGCTGCTGTGGAAGATCTACCAGCTCACCCGCGCCCCGGGTGACGTCGCACGCTGGATGGTCACGGCCTGCCTGGCCTGCTTCGCGGCCGCGTACCCGCTGGGCCTGCTGGCGGGCGACGTCAACCAGCCGTACCCCGGGTCGATCGTGCCGCTGCTGTTCCAGCACGTCTTCCTCTGCGGGCTGGTCTTTTCGCTGGCGTGCTTCTTCCTGTTCTCGGCCCGCCCGGGCTCCCGCGCGCGGCGGCGGGCCCGGCTGGAGGCGATCCCGCTGGGCGCCGCGATCCTGGTGATGGCCACCGTGACGGTGTTCATGCCGGACGTCCCGCCGGCGCAGTACCCCCGCGGCGCGGTCTCGGTGTTCTACCTGGCCGCCGACCTGTACCTGACGTACGGCATCGCGAGCTCCTGCTTCTTCGCCCGGCGTTACGCCCGCGGCGCGGCCCCGCGGCTGGCCCGCGGGCTCTCGGTGGCGTCGGTCGGGTTCGCGTTCGGCGCGGTGGGCGGCGCGACGCTGATCGCGGTGGTCCTGGTCCACTGGGCGGGCGCGGCGATCCCCTGGCTGCTGGTCCAGGCCACGGTCTGGCTGGTGTTCCCGAGCGCGATCCTGCTGGTGGTCGGCCTGTCGTACCCGGGCGTGGCCACCCGGCTGGCGGCGGCCCGCGTGTGGTGGCAGCACCTGCGGACCTACCACCGCCTCCGTCCGTTGTGGACGAAGCTGCACGAGGCGTTCCCGGAGGACGCGCTGAGCCGCACGCCGTTGGGCCGCTGGGACACGCTGAGCGTGCGCGGCGTCCACCGCCGGTACTACCGGCGGGTGATCGAATGCCGGGACGGGCTGGTCCGGATCAGCCCGTACGTGGCCCGCCTGGACGGCCCGCTGGCGGTCCGGCTCGTGGAGGCGTTGCGCGCCCACGCCCGGCGTGAGCAGGTCCCGGAGCAGGGCACGCCGATCGCCATCCCGGACGGCGGGGGTCTGGACGACGACGCCCGCGAGCTGGTGACGTTGTCCGAGTCCCTGAAGGCGGCGGCCGCCTGA
- a CDS encoding M48 family metalloprotease — protein MSGDRTRPDLSAVLAVVLAVPVVASSLLVLGLAGKLAWPPYFWVLPAGWALLGGITFVPAFEHFLLPLTFGMRQPTSRELARLTPSWEAVCTAAGVDGARYRLWVDRSRALNAFAAGGRTVAVTRTALDLPPPSLEAILAHELGHHLAGHTRLSLYVWWLELPARLLTRLLRLLALAVPHVGRAFAAFGRSVAVLVTVLLTLGVLTALAFLDPWLLLAPLLGPVLAWSKRLGEYRADLMAARLGYGPELISLFREWIRASGGDERRLWARLLAGHPAHVDRIKKLQDRGFRA, from the coding sequence TTGAGCGGAGACCGGACCCGGCCCGACCTGTCCGCCGTGCTCGCCGTCGTGCTCGCCGTGCCCGTGGTGGCCAGCAGCCTGCTCGTGCTCGGCCTCGCCGGGAAGCTCGCCTGGCCGCCGTACTTCTGGGTCCTGCCCGCCGGCTGGGCGCTGCTCGGCGGGATCACCTTCGTGCCCGCCTTCGAGCACTTCCTGCTGCCGCTGACGTTCGGCATGCGGCAGCCGACCTCGCGGGAGCTCGCGCGGCTCACCCCGAGCTGGGAGGCAGTCTGCACCGCCGCGGGGGTCGACGGCGCTCGCTACCGGCTGTGGGTCGACCGCTCCCGCGCACTCAACGCGTTCGCCGCGGGTGGCCGGACCGTCGCCGTCACGCGGACCGCGCTGGACCTGCCGCCACCGAGCCTGGAGGCGATCCTGGCGCACGAGCTCGGCCACCACCTCGCCGGGCACACGCGGCTTTCGCTGTACGTCTGGTGGCTGGAGCTGCCCGCCCGGCTGCTGACCCGCCTGCTCCGGCTGCTCGCGCTGGCCGTCCCCCACGTCGGGCGCGCGTTCGCCGCCTTCGGGCGGTCGGTCGCCGTGCTCGTCACCGTACTGCTGACGCTGGGCGTGCTGACCGCGCTCGCCTTCCTCGACCCGTGGCTGCTGCTGGCGCCACTGCTCGGTCCGGTGCTGGCCTGGTCGAAACGGCTCGGCGAGTACCGGGCCGACCTGATGGCGGCGCGGCTGGGCTACGGCCCGGAGCTGATCTCCCTGTTCCGGGAGTGGATCCGGGCAAGCGGCGGCGACGAGCGGCGGCTGTGGGCGCGGCTGCTGGCCGGGCACCCGGCCCACGTCGACCGGATCAAGAAGCTGCAGGACCGCGGCTTCCGAGCGTGA
- a CDS encoding NAD(P)-dependent alcohol dehydrogenase, with protein sequence MKAIVQDRYGNPGVLEPRDIARPAPGPGEVLVRVHAAGVDPGVWHLTTGQPYLVRLLGFGLRRPKNSVRGLDFAGTVEQTGEGVTKFHPGDEVFGECAGAFAEYAVAKADRVAGKPARLSFEQAAAVAISGCTALQGLRDAGGVRPGQSVLVIGAAGGVGSFAVQLAKTFGAEVTAVCSTGKVDLVRELGADHVVDYTCADFTDRRHDLILDTAGLRSLAHLRRALAPRGTLVIVGGEGGKWLGGIQRVLRAAVLNPFVKQRLRGLISTVRGTDLEVLRETIEAGPLTPVLDRTYPLADAVAAIDHVHRGHSAGKVVLTLGSRGPAAS encoded by the coding sequence GTGAAAGCCATCGTCCAGGACCGCTACGGAAATCCCGGCGTTCTCGAACCGCGCGACATCGCGAGACCGGCGCCCGGGCCCGGCGAGGTCCTCGTGCGCGTGCACGCGGCCGGCGTCGACCCGGGCGTCTGGCACCTGACCACCGGGCAGCCGTACCTGGTGCGCCTGCTCGGTTTCGGCCTGCGCAGGCCGAAGAACTCCGTGCGCGGCCTCGACTTCGCGGGCACGGTCGAGCAGACCGGCGAAGGCGTGACGAAGTTCCACCCCGGCGACGAGGTGTTCGGCGAGTGCGCCGGCGCGTTCGCCGAGTACGCCGTCGCCAAGGCCGACCGGGTCGCGGGGAAACCGGCCCGGCTCTCGTTCGAGCAGGCGGCGGCCGTCGCGATCTCCGGCTGCACCGCCCTGCAGGGCCTGCGTGACGCGGGCGGGGTCCGGCCGGGCCAGTCCGTGCTGGTGATCGGCGCCGCGGGCGGGGTCGGGTCGTTCGCGGTGCAGCTGGCCAAGACCTTCGGCGCCGAAGTCACCGCGGTGTGCAGCACGGGCAAGGTGGACCTGGTCCGCGAACTCGGCGCCGACCACGTCGTCGACTACACGTGCGCGGACTTCACCGACCGGCGCCACGACCTGATCCTGGACACGGCGGGCCTGCGCTCGCTCGCCCACCTGCGCCGGGCGCTGGCCCCGCGCGGCACGCTCGTCATCGTCGGCGGCGAAGGCGGCAAGTGGCTGGGCGGCATCCAGCGGGTGCTGCGGGCCGCGGTGCTGAACCCGTTCGTGAAACAGCGGCTGCGCGGGCTCATCTCCACCGTCCGCGGCACGGACCTCGAAGTCCTGCGCGAAACGATCGAGGCCGGCCCGCTGACTCCCGTGCTGGATCGCACGTACCCGCTCGCCGACGCCGTGGCCGCGATCGACCACGTCCACCGGGGACACTCGGCGGGCAAGGTCGTGCTCACGCTCGGAAGCCGCGGTCCTGCAGCTTCTTGA
- a CDS encoding ubiquitin-like small modifier protein 1, whose translation MRITVLLPGTLREKAGGEAKLDVEVGEPATLGALLDALAERYPALERRLRDEQARLRRYVNFYVDGEECRRREGTETPLRADAEVQIIPSVAGG comes from the coding sequence GTGCGGATCACCGTGCTGCTGCCCGGGACCCTGCGGGAGAAGGCCGGCGGCGAAGCCAAGCTGGACGTCGAGGTCGGCGAGCCGGCCACGCTGGGTGCCCTGCTCGACGCGCTCGCCGAGCGGTACCCGGCGCTGGAGCGGCGGCTGCGTGACGAGCAGGCGAGGCTGCGCCGGTACGTCAACTTCTACGTCGACGGCGAGGAGTGCCGCCGTCGCGAAGGCACCGAGACGCCGCTGCGGGCGGACGCCGAGGTGCAGATCATCCCGTCGGTCGCGGGCGGCTGA
- a CDS encoding YciI family protein codes for MKYLMLINAALDADGAPTGCSTPDDWMLFDKSLKEAGVYVGGDSVADFTTAATVKVDERGERLVTDGPFAESREVLGGYFVVDVPDLDVALDWAARCPGSRDGGSIVVRPLAGYEG; via the coding sequence GTGAAGTACCTGATGCTGATCAACGCCGCGCTCGACGCCGACGGCGCGCCCACCGGCTGCAGCACGCCCGACGACTGGATGCTGTTCGACAAGTCGCTCAAGGAAGCCGGGGTGTACGTCGGCGGCGACTCGGTCGCCGACTTCACCACGGCGGCCACGGTCAAGGTCGACGAGCGCGGCGAGCGGCTCGTCACCGACGGCCCGTTCGCCGAGTCCCGGGAGGTCCTCGGCGGCTACTTCGTCGTCGACGTGCCGGACCTCGACGTCGCGCTCGACTGGGCGGCGCGCTGCCCGGGGTCCCGCGACGGCGGGTCGATCGTGGTCCGGCCGCTCGCCGGCTACGAGGGCTGA
- a CDS encoding serine hydrolase domain-containing protein yields the protein MVEVRGTCDERFGEVRDALAESLAKDDVGASVAVFHHGEPVADLWGGYADAGKTVPWQENTITNVWSTTKTMIALCALVLADRGDLDLDARLVRYWPGFGAADVRVRHVLSHTAGLPVWDTPITLDDLADAPKVTALLAAQEPRWTPGEIGCYHAVTQGFLLGEVVRRITGRTIGAFFAAEIAGPLGADFHIGLPDAQHHRVAPQLAPPGGLTVPPPTELFDAAPNPVIEPADTNTAAWRRAEIPSGSGYGNARSVALVQSVLTSGGAGLLSRAGCERALEEQYQGLDHGLGVRMRYGLGYGISGRTCFWGGMGGSLVFNDLDAGLTVAYAMNQMLDAVVGDGRGMTMVAAAYSGLG from the coding sequence ATGGTCGAGGTGCGCGGAACGTGCGACGAGCGGTTCGGAGAGGTGCGCGACGCGCTCGCGGAGTCCTTGGCCAAGGACGACGTCGGCGCCTCCGTTGCGGTGTTCCACCACGGCGAGCCCGTCGCCGACCTGTGGGGCGGCTACGCCGACGCCGGGAAAACCGTGCCCTGGCAGGAAAACACGATCACCAACGTCTGGTCCACCACCAAGACGATGATCGCCCTGTGCGCCTTGGTCCTCGCCGATCGGGGAGACCTCGACCTCGACGCTCGGCTCGTCCGGTACTGGCCCGGGTTCGGCGCCGCGGACGTGCGGGTGCGGCACGTGCTGTCGCACACCGCGGGACTGCCCGTCTGGGACACGCCGATCACCCTCGACGACCTGGCCGACGCGCCCAAGGTCACCGCGCTGCTCGCCGCGCAGGAGCCGCGGTGGACACCCGGGGAAATCGGGTGTTATCACGCGGTCACGCAAGGCTTTCTGCTCGGTGAGGTCGTCCGCCGGATCACCGGCCGGACGATCGGGGCGTTCTTCGCCGCCGAGATCGCCGGGCCGCTGGGCGCCGATTTCCACATCGGGCTGCCCGACGCGCAGCACCACCGCGTCGCGCCGCAGCTCGCGCCGCCCGGCGGGCTGACCGTGCCGCCGCCCACCGAGCTCTTCGACGCCGCCCCCAATCCCGTCATCGAGCCCGCGGACACGAACACCGCGGCGTGGCGGCGTGCGGAGATCCCGTCGGGTTCCGGCTACGGCAACGCCCGCTCGGTCGCCCTCGTCCAGTCGGTCCTCACCTCGGGCGGTGCCGGGCTGCTGTCGCGGGCCGGGTGCGAGCGGGCGCTGGAGGAGCAGTACCAGGGTCTCGACCACGGCCTGGGCGTGCGGATGCGGTACGGCCTTGGCTACGGCATCAGCGGCCGCACCTGCTTCTGGGGCGGCATGGGCGGTTCGCTGGTGTTCAACGACCTCGACGCCGGTCTCACCGTCGCCTACGCGATGAACCAGATGCTCGACGCCGTCGTCGGTGACGGCCGCGGCATGACCATGGTCGCCGCGGCCTACAGCGGCTTGGGCTGA
- a CDS encoding WD40/YVTN/BNR-like repeat-containing protein encodes MPVLLAIGTRKGLWLATSTDDRATWDVTGPHHPMTEVYAVGIDTRRATPRLLAGVTSEHFGPSVATSDDLGATWAEPDHAPIAFPADTGESLARAWQLVPGPASEPDVVYAGTEPSALFRSTDGGRTYELVRGLWDHPHREHWTPGGGGKAIHTVLPHPTDPARVTVAMSTGGVYRTADGGASWAASNTGIKAVHVPDPYPEYGQCVHKVTRHPAEPDRLFAQVHHGVYRSDDAGATWQSIADGLPSDFGFPIVVHPHRPEVIYTFPLVADAMRFPPDGRCRVYRSEDAGKSWEALGPGLPDGYWAGVMRDAMCTDDADPAGVYFGSRTGDVYASRDDGDSWQLVAAHLPDVLSVRAARV; translated from the coding sequence ATGCCCGTCCTGCTCGCGATCGGCACGCGCAAGGGCCTGTGGCTGGCGACCAGCACGGACGACCGCGCCACCTGGGACGTCACCGGCCCGCACCACCCGATGACGGAGGTGTACGCGGTCGGCATCGACACCCGCCGCGCCACCCCGCGGCTGCTGGCCGGGGTCACCAGCGAGCACTTCGGGCCGAGCGTGGCCACGAGCGACGACCTGGGCGCCACCTGGGCCGAACCCGACCACGCCCCGATCGCGTTCCCGGCGGACACCGGCGAATCGCTGGCCAGGGCGTGGCAGCTCGTGCCCGGCCCGGCGAGCGAGCCGGACGTCGTCTACGCCGGCACCGAGCCGTCCGCGCTGTTCCGCTCCACCGACGGCGGCCGCACCTACGAGCTCGTCCGCGGCCTGTGGGACCACCCGCACCGCGAGCACTGGACGCCCGGGGGCGGCGGCAAGGCCATCCACACCGTGCTCCCCCATCCCACCGACCCCGCCCGCGTCACCGTGGCGATGTCGACCGGCGGCGTCTACCGCACCGCGGACGGCGGCGCGTCGTGGGCGGCGAGCAACACCGGCATCAAGGCGGTCCACGTGCCCGACCCGTACCCCGAGTACGGCCAGTGCGTGCACAAGGTCACGCGGCACCCGGCCGAGCCGGACCGGCTGTTCGCCCAGGTCCACCACGGCGTCTACCGCAGCGACGACGCCGGCGCGACCTGGCAGTCCATCGCCGACGGCCTGCCGAGCGACTTCGGCTTCCCCATCGTCGTCCACCCGCACCGGCCCGAGGTGATCTACACCTTCCCGCTGGTCGCCGACGCGATGCGGTTCCCGCCGGACGGCCGCTGCCGGGTGTACCGCAGCGAGGACGCCGGGAAGTCGTGGGAGGCGCTCGGGCCGGGCCTGCCGGACGGGTACTGGGCCGGCGTCATGCGCGACGCGATGTGCACCGACGACGCCGACCCGGCCGGGGTGTACTTCGGCTCGCGGACCGGTGACGTCTACGCCAGCCGCGACGACGGCGACAGCTGGCAGCTCGTCGCGGCCCACCTGCCCGACGTGCTGAGCGTCCGCGCCGCGAGGGTGTGA
- a CDS encoding ImmA/IrrE family metallo-endopeptidase, with protein sequence MKERELRRRCRRLLNELGIRPPLDVLELCRSVGAQRGRPIRLLPHRIPVPGPFGAWIATAEADYIVYQQDTSKAHQRHIILHELGHILAGHGATAENQDLVGKLAPGLEPEAVGRALLRTSYDTDHEREAETVATIILEWASVLDRVAPPSSDAGAARRLDAALDERLGWL encoded by the coding sequence GTGAAGGAACGCGAGTTGCGGCGCCGCTGCAGGCGGCTGCTGAACGAACTGGGCATCCGCCCGCCGCTCGACGTCCTCGAGCTGTGCCGCAGCGTCGGTGCGCAGCGCGGCCGCCCGATCCGGCTGCTGCCGCACCGGATCCCGGTGCCGGGCCCGTTCGGCGCCTGGATCGCCACCGCCGAGGCCGACTACATCGTCTACCAGCAGGACACCAGCAAGGCCCACCAGCGCCACATCATCCTGCACGAGCTGGGCCACATCCTGGCCGGCCACGGCGCCACCGCGGAGAACCAGGACCTGGTCGGCAAGCTGGCGCCGGGCCTGGAACCGGAGGCGGTCGGGCGCGCCCTGCTGCGCACCTCCTACGACACCGACCACGAGCGGGAGGCCGAGACGGTGGCGACGATCATCCTCGAGTGGGCCTCGGTCCTCGACCGGGTCGCCCCGCCGTCGTCGGACGCGGGTGCCGCGCGGCGGCTCGACGCCGCGCTGGACGAACGGCTGGGCTGGCTGTGA
- a CDS encoding helix-turn-helix transcriptional regulator, translating to MVKPTRVTNSLRALRFSHGQMTQAELAGRLGVTRQTVIAIEQGRYSPSLEMAFQIAHVFSVPLEEVFQYPEESS from the coding sequence GTGGTGAAGCCGACCCGCGTCACGAACTCGCTGCGCGCCCTCCGGTTCTCGCACGGCCAGATGACGCAGGCCGAGCTCGCCGGCCGGCTGGGCGTCACCCGCCAGACCGTCATCGCCATCGAGCAGGGCCGCTACTCGCCCTCGCTCGAGATGGCGTTCCAGATCGCGCACGTGTTCAGCGTCCCGCTCGAAGAAGTGTTCCAGTACCCGGAGGAGTCGTCGTGA